One window of the Nodosilinea sp. PGN35 genome contains the following:
- a CDS encoding glycosyltransferase — translation MQRLRILTWHVHGSYLYYLTQCPHDFYLPTKPGHPEGYGGRLSGFDWGHNVHDIAAEDVRHQAFDCILFQSSRNYRQDQYEILSPEQRRLPQIFLEHDPPREHPTDTRHGVDDPQLLLVHVTAFNRLMWDCGRTPSRVIEHGVTVPEDVQYTGEIPKGIVVVNGLRSRGRRLGADLFEQVRQQIPLDLVGMDSESLGGLGNISHRELPALMARYRFFFHPVRYTSLGLAVCEALYLGLPIVGLATTELPTVVENDVSGYIHTDPAALVKQMQQLIDHPDLARHLSQGAQTVGQTRFNLYRFVQDWNAAFTDAIALKPVPVSPAVGYGGP, via the coding sequence ATGCAACGCCTCCGCATCCTCACCTGGCACGTCCACGGCAGCTACCTCTACTACCTGACCCAGTGCCCCCACGACTTCTATCTGCCCACCAAGCCGGGGCATCCCGAGGGCTACGGCGGGCGGCTGTCGGGGTTCGACTGGGGCCACAATGTCCACGACATTGCGGCAGAAGACGTGCGCCACCAGGCGTTTGACTGCATTCTGTTTCAGTCGAGCCGCAACTACCGGCAGGACCAGTACGAGATTCTCAGCCCCGAGCAGCGGCGGCTGCCGCAGATTTTTCTAGAGCACGACCCGCCCCGCGAGCACCCTACCGACACCCGGCACGGGGTGGACGATCCCCAGCTGCTGCTGGTGCACGTCACTGCCTTTAACCGGCTGATGTGGGACTGTGGCCGTACCCCCAGCAGAGTGATTGAGCACGGGGTAACGGTGCCCGAAGACGTGCAGTACACAGGCGAAATTCCTAAGGGCATTGTGGTGGTAAACGGGCTGCGATCGCGCGGTCGCCGCCTGGGGGCCGACCTGTTTGAGCAGGTGCGCCAGCAGATCCCCCTCGACCTGGTGGGGATGGATTCTGAAAGCCTGGGCGGGTTGGGCAATATCTCCCACCGCGAGCTGCCCGCCCTGATGGCCCGCTACCGCTTTTTCTTTCACCCCGTGCGCTACACCAGCCTGGGCCTGGCCGTCTGCGAAGCCCTGTACCTGGGCCTGCCCATCGTGGGCCTGGCCACCACCGAGCTGCCCACCGTGGTTGAAAACGATGTGTCGGGCTACATCCACACCGACCCAGCGGCGCTCGTCAAGCAGATGCAGCAGCTGATCGACCACCCCGACCTGGCCCGCCACCTCAGCCAGGGTGCCCAAACCGTCGGCCAAACCCGCTTTAACCTCTACCGCTTTGTGCAGGACTGGAACGCCGCCTTTACCGATGCGATCGCCCTCAAACCTGTCCCTGTCTCCCCCGCCGTGGGTTACGGCGGGCCATGA
- a CDS encoding glycosyltransferase family 9 protein, with amino-acid sequence MAVKTSADLQRVLVFTQAQTPALAELQGLCPQADLTVVDPARAAWLLLSQTSTPVDWQRAIAWLRHQQFDAAVILTAPGQSPYTLGYLCYLAGIPIRIGQSHEFGGQVLSHCSPPPEDGDCRHLLDLLGKWWSGWVDKSQPKAL; translated from the coding sequence ATGGCCGTTAAAACCAGTGCTGACCTCCAGCGAGTGCTTGTCTTCACCCAGGCCCAAACTCCAGCCCTGGCCGAACTACAGGGCCTCTGCCCCCAGGCCGACCTGACCGTTGTAGATCCTGCCCGGGCCGCCTGGCTGCTGCTCTCCCAGACCAGCACCCCGGTTGACTGGCAGCGGGCGATCGCCTGGCTGCGCCACCAGCAGTTCGACGCCGCCGTGATTCTCACCGCCCCCGGTCAGTCGCCCTACACCCTCGGCTACCTCTGCTACCTGGCCGGCATCCCCATCCGCATTGGCCAGTCCCACGAGTTCGGCGGCCAGGTGCTCAGCCACTGCTCACCCCCGCCAGAGGATGGGGATTGTCGGCATCTGCTTGACCTGTTGGGGAAGTGGTGGAGTGGATGGGTAGATAAGTCTCAGCCAAAAGCCCTCTGA
- a CDS encoding SDR family oxidoreductase, whose protein sequence is MQTLSKPSTQFPTLANKVAIVTGGARGLGAATCRCLAESGLKVVVADLRHELASELAQEIESSTGQGQAIALDLDVTSPASAMALLDRVRDRYGRIDVLINNAGIDITESIEDLTTDQWQQVIGVNLSGPFYMSKAVFPEMRQNGGGHIINIVSTAAKRAWANASAYHASKWGLLGFSQALHVEGRPHNIKVTSLIAGGMRTPFLLDRFPDIDQTTLQDPANVAETIRYLLMQPKDTVISEMMVLPMKETSWP, encoded by the coding sequence ATGCAGACTCTTTCTAAACCCTCCACCCAGTTCCCCACCCTCGCCAACAAAGTGGCCATTGTCACCGGGGGCGCGCGCGGCCTGGGTGCCGCCACCTGCCGCTGCCTGGCTGAATCGGGCCTGAAGGTGGTCGTCGCCGACCTGCGCCACGAACTGGCCAGCGAACTGGCCCAGGAAATCGAGTCCTCCACCGGCCAGGGCCAGGCGATCGCCCTCGACCTCGACGTCACCAGCCCCGCCAGCGCCATGGCCCTGCTGGATCGGGTGCGCGATCGCTACGGCCGCATCGACGTGCTGATCAACAACGCCGGTATCGACATCACCGAATCGATCGAAGACCTCACCACCGACCAGTGGCAGCAGGTGATCGGCGTCAACCTCAGCGGCCCCTTCTACATGTCAAAAGCCGTCTTCCCCGAGATGCGCCAGAACGGCGGCGGCCACATCATCAACATTGTCTCCACCGCCGCCAAACGGGCCTGGGCCAACGCCTCCGCCTACCACGCCAGCAAGTGGGGCCTGCTCGGCTTCTCCCAGGCCCTTCACGTAGAAGGCCGCCCCCACAACATCAAAGTCACCTCCTTAATTGCGGGCGGCATGCGCACCCCCTTCCTGCTCGATCGCTTCCCCGACATCGACCAGACCACCCTGCAAGACCCCGCCAACGTCGCCGAAACCATTCGCTACCTGCTGATGCAGCCCAAAGACACGGTGATTTCAGAAATGATGGTGCTGCCGATGAAGGAAACCTCCTGGCCTTAA
- a CDS encoding helix-turn-helix domain-containing protein — translation MTQSFDQIAEVVAKQMSSLLQTAVLISNADETVVASQMSDKGFISAEKVSKNGSNANGTGHSRQYLKLPFHVHDQVGVVCIEQWADDEKLSPKLAQACVDLMISQIIYSTPPTQQVFKNQVISNLLQGNVKDESVALQQAALLGIDFTPPRAVILIDATEAILLSSYGGESSTYDQQRCAQTIIASTVTFFNLPDETICADLGGGQFAVLKASDTKNLRPWATHSATPTDELSSSWTNLEALKRAARALLEQLREATGTAVGIGIGRYHPGILGVSRSYQDARVALRLGRQFSGQNRVYCLDDLGMAAFACVADERTKVDLALHLLSPLDNEPDLINTLKVFFAADCALSSAAKQLCIHRNTLTYRLEKITSLTGLDPRHFDEAVQIRLALLLQEFQGY, via the coding sequence GTGACCCAATCCTTCGATCAAATCGCTGAAGTCGTAGCCAAGCAGATGTCTTCGTTGCTACAAACTGCTGTCCTGATTAGTAATGCTGATGAAACCGTAGTGGCTAGTCAAATGAGCGACAAAGGCTTTATCTCAGCGGAAAAGGTATCTAAGAACGGCAGCAATGCCAATGGCACTGGACACTCAAGACAGTATTTAAAGCTTCCCTTTCACGTCCACGATCAGGTGGGAGTAGTTTGTATTGAGCAGTGGGCCGATGACGAAAAGCTATCGCCAAAGCTCGCTCAGGCCTGTGTTGACCTGATGATTAGTCAAATTATCTACTCTACGCCTCCCACCCAGCAGGTCTTTAAAAATCAGGTTATTTCCAACCTTTTGCAGGGGAACGTCAAAGACGAGTCGGTTGCCCTACAGCAGGCTGCGCTGCTCGGCATCGACTTTACCCCTCCCAGGGCCGTCATTCTAATTGATGCGACGGAGGCCATTCTGCTGAGTAGCTATGGGGGTGAAAGCTCAACCTATGACCAGCAGCGCTGTGCTCAGACGATTATTGCCAGCACGGTGACCTTTTTCAACCTGCCCGACGAAACGATCTGTGCCGACCTCGGTGGCGGACAGTTTGCCGTGTTAAAGGCCAGCGACACCAAAAACCTCCGGCCCTGGGCCACCCACAGCGCTACGCCAACAGATGAACTCAGCTCTTCCTGGACCAACCTGGAGGCCCTCAAGCGGGCGGCCAGGGCACTGCTGGAGCAACTGCGCGAGGCTACGGGTACGGCGGTGGGCATTGGCATTGGCCGCTACCACCCCGGCATTTTGGGGGTGTCACGCTCCTACCAGGATGCGCGGGTGGCGCTGCGACTGGGCCGACAGTTTAGCGGTCAAAACCGGGTCTACTGCCTGGACGATCTGGGCATGGCCGCCTTTGCCTGCGTGGCCGATGAGCGCACCAAGGTAGACCTGGCGCTGCATTTGCTCAGTCCCCTGGACAATGAGCCCGACTTGATCAACACCCTGAAGGTCTTCTTTGCAGCGGATTGTGCCCTCTCCTCCGCGGCCAAACAGCTCTGCATCCACCGCAATACGCTGACCTATCGTCTGGAAAAAATTACGTCTCTGACCGGCCTTGATCCCCGTCACTTTGACGAAGCGGTGCAGATTCGCCTGGCGCTACTGCTGCAAGAGTTTCAGGGGTATTAA
- a CDS encoding AraC family transcriptional regulator: MSVPLPATSTNTDFARLWQPGIAGIELFSAQLYHHSFAKHMHEAYTIGLTHRGVGGFFYRGSNHCAHPGSFKLIHPGEVHTGQAQDNDGWGFRNIYISVPKMQALLAQLEQPGLELPYFSTAVSAAIDGAEKVRFKRLFAALSGPPNALAQESLLLECVAHLITRYAEGGCGWQPPKPETQAIAQVQAYIETHYADPVSIDTLAQLVGLSPYYLIRSFRRQVGVPPHSYQRHWQLVQAKRSLHTDQPIADLAIAHGFYDQSHLTRAFKNAFGVTPGQYRQGNFIQDGQG, translated from the coding sequence TTGTCTGTTCCCCTACCTGCTACATCAACCAACACTGACTTTGCCCGTCTGTGGCAGCCTGGCATTGCAGGCATTGAGCTATTTAGCGCTCAGCTCTACCACCACAGCTTTGCCAAGCACATGCACGAGGCCTACACCATTGGCCTCACTCATCGGGGCGTGGGCGGCTTTTTCTACCGAGGCAGCAACCACTGCGCTCACCCCGGCAGCTTTAAGCTCATTCACCCCGGCGAAGTGCACACCGGTCAGGCACAGGACAATGACGGCTGGGGTTTTCGCAACATCTACATCAGCGTGCCCAAGATGCAGGCGCTGTTGGCGCAGCTAGAGCAGCCAGGGCTAGAGCTACCCTACTTTTCAACGGCGGTTTCGGCTGCGATCGATGGGGCAGAGAAAGTTCGTTTTAAGCGGCTGTTTGCCGCGCTGAGTGGGCCGCCCAATGCTCTCGCGCAAGAGTCGCTGCTGCTAGAATGCGTGGCCCATCTCATCACCCGCTATGCCGAGGGGGGCTGTGGTTGGCAGCCACCCAAACCAGAGACCCAGGCGATCGCCCAGGTGCAGGCCTACATTGAAACCCACTACGCCGATCCAGTTTCCATTGACACCCTGGCGCAGCTGGTGGGGCTGAGCCCCTACTATTTAATTCGCAGTTTTCGGCGGCAGGTGGGGGTGCCGCCCCACAGCTACCAGCGCCACTGGCAGCTGGTGCAGGCCAAGCGATCGCTCCACACCGACCAGCCCATCGCCGACCTTGCGATCGCCCACGGCTTCTACGACCAAAGCCACCTCACCCGCGCCTTTAAGAATGCCTTTGGCGTTACCCCCGGCCAGTACCGCCAGGGCAATTTCATCCAAGACGGCCAGGGTTGA
- a CDS encoding glycosyltransferase family 9 protein: MACRLPIPAIARILVLRALPGLGDLLCSVPALRSLRQAYPRASITWLGLPGTEWFGQRFPELIDDWLPFPGAPGIPEGWQSPQTTVEFCQQVQAQRYDLTLQIHGSGSYINPFLMLLGGRYQAGFYLPGQYCPNPHYFLPYPQRGAEVDRLLDLMLFLGLPEVSQALDFPITEVEYRAGLRLLEAHSLVPGQYVCLHPGASSESRRWSMAGFIEVARQLASQGHRIVLTGTAAERHLTTPIAAAVNQPGTPLPVNLAGRTCLGSLAVLLRHAALLVCNDTGVSHLGAALKTPSVVVFSDSDVQRWAPQDNNRHRPIDSRQIGADTPARVLIQAQDLLHVPRPPHSPPESLVEACYGR, from the coding sequence ATGGCCTGCCGCCTTCCGATACCCGCGATCGCGCGAATTTTAGTGCTGCGGGCGCTGCCGGGCCTGGGGGATCTGCTGTGTAGCGTTCCGGCCCTGCGATCGCTGCGGCAGGCCTATCCCAGGGCAAGCATCACCTGGCTGGGGCTGCCCGGCACCGAGTGGTTTGGGCAGCGGTTTCCCGAGCTGATCGACGATTGGCTGCCCTTTCCTGGGGCTCCCGGCATTCCTGAAGGCTGGCAGAGCCCCCAGACCACGGTGGAATTTTGCCAGCAGGTACAGGCCCAGCGCTACGACCTGACGCTGCAAATCCACGGCAGCGGCAGCTACATCAACCCCTTTTTGATGCTGCTGGGGGGGCGCTATCAGGCCGGGTTTTACCTGCCGGGGCAGTACTGCCCCAATCCGCACTATTTTTTGCCCTATCCCCAGCGGGGGGCAGAGGTCGATCGCCTGCTCGATCTCATGCTGTTTTTGGGGCTACCCGAAGTCAGTCAAGCCCTCGACTTTCCCATCACTGAGGTGGAGTACCGGGCCGGGCTGCGGCTGCTGGAGGCGCACTCCCTGGTGCCGGGGCAGTACGTTTGCCTGCATCCGGGGGCCAGTAGTGAGTCGCGCCGCTGGTCAATGGCCGGATTTATCGAAGTCGCTCGGCAGTTGGCCAGCCAGGGGCATCGCATTGTGCTCACCGGCACCGCTGCCGAACGCCATCTCACCACCCCAATCGCGGCGGCGGTCAACCAGCCCGGCACTCCTCTACCCGTTAACCTGGCCGGCCGCACCTGCCTGGGTTCCCTGGCGGTTTTGCTGCGCCACGCCGCCCTGCTGGTCTGTAACGACACCGGCGTTTCCCACCTGGGGGCGGCCCTGAAGACGCCCAGCGTGGTCGTGTTTAGCGATTCTGATGTGCAGCGCTGGGCACCCCAGGACAACAATCGCCACCGCCCCATTGACAGCCGCCAAATCGGTGCCGACACGCCCGCCAGGGTGCTGATTCAGGCCCAGGATTTACTCCACGTCCCCCGCCCACCCCACTCGCCACCGGAATCCTTAGTCGAGGCTTGCTATGGCCGTTAA
- a CDS encoding benzoate/H(+) symporter BenE family transporter: MVAKGVFQDSSLSAIIAGFVTVLVGFTSSAVIVFQAAQALNATPAQLASWMWALGLGMGLTCIGLSLRYRAPVVTAWSTPGAAMLITSAAGVPMAEAIGAFLVSGLLITLAGFSGSFERLMNRIPLSLAAGMLAGVLLRFGLDVFVAMQTQFAMTFAMFCAYLAMRRLNPRYGVVVALAVGVAIAALQNLLQFDAVSLQLAVPVFTAPQFSLTALVGVALPLFVVTMASQNVPGVAVLQASGYSAVPISPIIGWTGAATVILAPFGAFALNLAAITAAICMGREAHADPGRRYVAAIAAGFFYLLIGLFGATVAALFAAFPAELVLAIAGLALLGTIGNGLYTALHNETQREPALITFLVTASGVTLLGIGSAFWGLIAGVLALLVVSRREAEAY; the protein is encoded by the coding sequence ATGGTAGCCAAAGGCGTTTTTCAAGACAGTTCTCTCTCTGCCATCATTGCGGGCTTTGTCACCGTGCTGGTGGGCTTTACCAGTTCGGCGGTGATTGTGTTTCAGGCGGCCCAGGCGCTCAATGCCACCCCCGCCCAGCTTGCCTCCTGGATGTGGGCGCTGGGGTTGGGTATGGGGCTGACCTGCATTGGCCTGTCGCTGCGCTACCGCGCCCCGGTGGTCACCGCCTGGTCAACGCCGGGGGCGGCGATGCTGATCACCTCGGCGGCGGGGGTGCCCATGGCCGAAGCCATCGGAGCTTTTTTGGTGTCGGGTCTGCTGATTACCCTCGCCGGGTTTAGCGGCAGCTTTGAGCGGCTGATGAACCGCATTCCCCTATCCCTGGCGGCGGGGATGCTGGCGGGGGTGCTGCTGCGCTTTGGGCTAGATGTGTTTGTGGCGATGCAAACTCAGTTTGCGATGACCTTCGCCATGTTTTGCGCCTACTTGGCCATGCGCCGCCTCAATCCGCGCTACGGGGTAGTGGTGGCCCTGGCGGTGGGGGTGGCGATCGCCGCCCTCCAAAACCTGCTTCAATTCGACGCCGTTAGCCTGCAACTGGCGGTGCCCGTCTTCACGGCCCCCCAGTTTTCTTTGACGGCCCTCGTCGGCGTTGCCCTACCGCTGTTTGTCGTCACTATGGCCTCCCAAAACGTGCCGGGGGTCGCGGTTCTGCAAGCTTCTGGCTACAGCGCCGTACCCATCTCCCCTATCATCGGCTGGACAGGGGCTGCCACCGTCATTCTCGCGCCCTTTGGGGCCTTTGCCCTCAACCTGGCCGCCATTACCGCCGCCATCTGCATGGGGCGCGAGGCCCACGCAGACCCCGGCAGGCGCTATGTAGCGGCGATCGCCGCCGGTTTTTTCTACCTGCTCATTGGCCTGTTTGGAGCCACCGTCGCCGCCCTGTTTGCCGCCTTTCCAGCAGAGCTGGTGCTGGCGATCGCGGGCTTAGCCCTGCTCGGCACCATCGGCAACGGCCTCTACACAGCCCTGCACAACGAGACCCAGCGGGAACCGGCCCTGATCACCTTCCTGGTCACCGCCTCTGGCGTCACCCTGCTCGGCATCGGCTCTGCCTTTTGGGGCCTGATCGCAGGGGTCTTAGCGCTGTTAGTGGTCAGCAGACGGGAAGCTGAGGCTTATTAG
- a CDS encoding glycosyltransferase yields the protein MTKRIAIISEHASPLGSFGGTDSGGQNVYVGQTAKQLAALGYTVDVFTRRDAPDLPEAVLWHNGVRIVHVPAGPPEPVPKELLLPHMGEFARFMVAFARREQQQGSGYDLVHANFWMSARVASQIKQYVGVPFVVTFHALGKVRRRHQGEADGFPDDRFAIEEQVVQNADGIIAECPQDRDDLIQLYEADASKIHIVPCGVDLSEFWPIPKRQARATLGLPAAERVVLQLGRMVPRKGVDTVLEAIALLNRQRLPTRLVVVGGESTTPDPEATPEIGRLQAIAADLDIGDRVTFVGQRGREVLKYFYSAADVFVTTPWYEPFGITPLEAMACGTPVIGSNVGGIKFTVRDGETGYLVAPKNAREVCDRIAFLYQNPAVLNLFGRQAQHHVARRFTWAKVASALAAIYESVLSTSLSANSTAETAINDLAQIEARFDASILAMRQARRLVSADILAVSRQISQCFNRGGKVLVCGNGGSAAESQHFAAELVGRFCSPHRTGLPVMALTADVALLTAWANDVGYSDIFARQVHTFAQPDDLLLVISTSGRSENLVQAVAAAKDCNVRTVGLLGGSGGDLLPLVDQAICVPSPDPQRIQEVQLLALHLICEWVEADLERSDPPAPSRSLEEATPLHPRPLSTAASLPASQSS from the coding sequence ATGACCAAACGAATCGCCATCATCAGCGAACACGCCTCGCCCCTGGGCAGCTTTGGCGGTACCGACAGCGGCGGCCAGAATGTCTACGTGGGCCAGACGGCCAAGCAGCTCGCCGCCCTGGGTTATACCGTCGATGTCTTTACCCGGCGCGATGCCCCCGATCTGCCCGAGGCGGTGCTGTGGCACAACGGGGTGCGCATTGTTCACGTGCCAGCGGGGCCGCCGGAGCCGGTGCCCAAGGAGCTGCTGCTGCCCCACATGGGAGAATTTGCCCGGTTTATGGTGGCCTTTGCCCGCCGCGAGCAGCAGCAGGGCAGCGGTTACGACCTGGTGCACGCCAACTTTTGGATGTCGGCTCGGGTCGCCAGCCAGATCAAGCAGTACGTCGGTGTTCCCTTTGTGGTCACGTTTCACGCCCTGGGCAAGGTGCGGCGGCGGCACCAGGGCGAGGCCGATGGCTTTCCGGACGATCGCTTTGCGATTGAGGAGCAGGTGGTGCAGAATGCTGACGGCATTATCGCCGAATGTCCGCAGGATCGCGACGATCTGATTCAGCTCTACGAGGCGGACGCCAGCAAGATCCACATCGTGCCCTGCGGGGTCGATTTGAGCGAGTTCTGGCCGATTCCCAAACGGCAGGCCAGGGCTACCCTGGGGCTGCCCGCCGCCGAGCGGGTGGTGTTGCAGCTGGGCCGGATGGTGCCGCGCAAGGGGGTGGATACGGTGCTGGAAGCGATCGCCCTGCTGAACCGGCAGCGGCTGCCGACCCGGCTGGTGGTGGTGGGCGGCGAATCCACAACGCCCGACCCGGAGGCCACGCCGGAGATTGGCCGCTTGCAGGCGATCGCCGCCGATCTGGACATTGGCGATCGGGTCACCTTTGTGGGGCAGCGGGGGCGCGAGGTGCTGAAGTACTTCTACAGCGCCGCCGATGTGTTCGTCACCACCCCCTGGTACGAGCCCTTCGGCATTACCCCGCTGGAGGCGATGGCCTGCGGCACCCCCGTAATTGGCTCCAATGTGGGCGGCATCAAGTTCACGGTGCGCGACGGCGAAACGGGCTACCTGGTGGCCCCCAAAAATGCGCGGGAAGTCTGCGATCGGATTGCCTTTTTGTACCAGAACCCGGCGGTGCTCAACCTGTTTGGTCGCCAGGCCCAGCACCACGTGGCGCGGCGGTTCACCTGGGCCAAGGTGGCCAGCGCCCTGGCGGCCATCTACGAGTCGGTGCTCAGCACCAGTCTGAGCGCCAACTCCACCGCCGAAACCGCTATCAACGACCTGGCCCAGATCGAGGCCCGGTTCGACGCCTCCATTCTGGCCATGCGGCAGGCCCGCCGCCTGGTCAGCGCCGACATTCTGGCCGTATCTCGGCAGATCAGCCAGTGCTTCAACCGGGGCGGCAAGGTACTGGTCTGCGGCAACGGGGGCAGCGCCGCCGAATCGCAGCACTTTGCCGCCGAGCTGGTGGGTCGGTTTTGCTCCCCCCACCGCACCGGGCTGCCGGTGATGGCCCTGACCGCCGATGTGGCCCTGCTCACCGCCTGGGCCAACGACGTCGGCTACAGCGATATTTTCGCCCGCCAGGTGCACACCTTCGCCCAGCCCGACGACCTGCTGCTGGTGATCAGCACCAGCGGCCGGTCCGAAAACCTGGTGCAGGCCGTGGCGGCAGCCAAAGACTGCAACGTGCGCACCGTTGGCCTGCTGGGCGGCAGCGGCGGCGACCTGCTGCCCCTAGTGGACCAGGCGATCTGCGTGCCCAGCCCCGACCCCCAGCGGATTCAGGAAGTGCAGCTGCTGGCCCTGCACCTGATCTGCGAGTGGGTCGAGGCCGACCTGGAGCGCTCCGACCCGCCCGCCCCATCGCGATCGCTGGAAGAAGCCACGCCGCTCCACCCCAGACCCCTCAGCACCGCCGCCTCGCTGCCCGCCAGCCAGAGTTCGTAG